A portion of the Symphalangus syndactylus isolate Jambi chromosome 13, NHGRI_mSymSyn1-v2.1_pri, whole genome shotgun sequence genome contains these proteins:
- the LSR gene encoding lipolysis-stimulated lipoprotein receptor isoform X4, with the protein MTSTPTQPIVIWKYKSFCRDRIADAFSPASVDNQLNAQLAAGNPGYNPYVECQDSVRTVRVVATKQGNAVTLGDYYQGRRITITGNADLTFDQTAWGDSGVYYCSVVSAQDLQGNNEAYAELIVLGRTSGVAELLPGFQAGPMEDWLFVVVVCLAAFLIFLLLGICWCQCCPHTCCCYVRCPCCPDKCCCPEALYAAGKAATSGVPSIYAPSTYAHLSPAKTPPPPAMIPMGPAYNGYPGGYAGDVDRSSSAGGQGSYVPLLRDTDSSVASEVRSGYRIQASQQDDSMRVLYYMEKELANFDPSRPGAPNGRVERAMSEVTSLHEDDWRSRPSRGPALTPIRDEEWGGHSPRSPRGWDQEPPREQAGGGWRARRPRARSVDALDDLTPPSTAESGSRSPTSSGRRGRAYMPPRSRSRDDLYDQDDLRDFPRSRDPHYDDFRSRERPPADPRSHHHRTRDPRDNGSRSGDLPYDGRLLEEAVRKKGSEERKRPYKEEEEEAYYPPAPPPYSETDSQASRERRLKKSLALSRESLVV; encoded by the exons ATGACTTCGACCCCTACGCAACCCATCGTCATCTGGAAGTACAAGTCTTTCTGCCGGGACCGCATCGCCGATGCCTTCTCCCCGGCCAGCGTCGACAACCAGCTCAATGCCCAGCTGGCAGCCGGGAACCCAGGCTACAACCCCTATGTCGAGTGCCAGGACAGCGTGCGCACCGTCAGGGTCGTGGCCACCAAGCAGGGCAACGCTGTGACCCTGGGAGATTACTACCAGGGCCGGAGGATTACCATCACCGGAA ATGCTGACCTGACCTTTGACCAGACGGCGTGGGGGGACAGCGGTGTGTATTACTGCTCCGTGGTCTCAGCCCAGGACCTCCAGGGGAACAATGAGGCCTACGCAGAGCTCATCGTCCTTG GGAGGACCTCAGGGGTGGCTGAGCTCTTACCTGGTTTTCAGGCGGGCCCCATGGAAG ACTGGCTCTTCGTGGTTGTGGTGTGCCTGGCTGccttcctcatcttcctcctcctgggcATCTGCTGGTGCCAGTGCTGCCCGCACACTTGCTGCTGCTACGTCAGGTGCCCCTGCTGCCCAGACAAGTGCTGCTGCCCCGAGGCCC TGTATGCTGCCGGCAAAGCAGCCACCTCAGGTGTTCCCAGCATTTATGCCCCTAGCACGTATGCCCACCTGTCTCCCGCCAAGACCCCGCCCCCACCAGCTATGATTCCCATGGGCCCTGCCTACAACGGGTACCCTGGAGGGTACGCTGGAGACGTTGACAGGAGTAGCTCAG CTGGTGGCCAAGGCTCCTACGTACCCCTGCTTCGGGACACGGACAGCAGTGTGGCCTCTG AAGTCCGCAGTGGCTACAGGATTCAGGCCAGCCAGCAGGACGACTCCATGCGGGTCCTGTACTACATGGAGAAGGAGCTGGCCAACTTCGACCCTTCTCGACCTGGCGCCCCCAATGGCCGTGTGGAGCGGG CCATGAGTGAAGTCACCTCCCTCCACGAGGACGACTGGCGATCTCGGCCTTCCCGGGGCCCTGCCCTCACCCCGATCCGGGATGAGGAGTGGGGTGGCCACTCCCCCCGGAGTCCCAGGGGATGGGACCAGGAGCCCCCCAGGGAGCAGGCAGGCGGGGGCTGGCGGGCCAGGCGGCCCCGGGCCCGCTCCGTGGACGCCCTGGACGACCTCACCCCGCCGAGCACCGCCGAATCTGGGAGCAGGTCTCCCACGAGTAGTGGGAGGAGAGGCCGGGCCTACATGCCCCCGCGGAGCCGCAGCCGGGACGACCTCTATGACCAAGACGACTTGAGGGACTTCCCACGCTCCCGGGACCCCCACTACGACGACTTCAGGTCTCGGGAGCGCCCTCCTGCCGACCCCAGGTCCCACCACCACCGTACCCGGGACCCTCGGGACAACGGCTCCAGGTCCGGGGACCTCCCCTATGATGGGCGGCTACTGGAGGAGGCTGTGAGGAAGAAGGGGtcggaggagaggaagagaccctacaaggaagaggaggaagaggcctACTACCCGCCCGCGCCGCCCCCGTACTCGGAGACCGACTCGCAGGCGTCCCGCGAGCGCAGGCTCAAGAAG AGCTTGGCCCTGAGTCGAGAAAGTTTAGTCGTCTGA